In bacterium, the following are encoded in one genomic region:
- a CDS encoding 3-methyl-2-oxobutanoate dehydrogenase subunit VorB codes for MAKEFIKGNEAVVKGAILAGCDAFFGYPITPASEIAHAAAKYMPLVGKVFLQAESEIASIQMCYGAAGTGKRCMTASSGPGLSLKMEGISYACGSELPIVIVDIMRGGPGLGNIAPSQADYNQIVKGGGHGNYKVLVLAPNSAQEMCDLTMLAFELADKYRNPVVVLTDGFTGQMMEPVDFPDPKPPTVDKSDWAVMADAKTKRNLINSIYLDPNELEEHNKKLQEKYRRMEENEIRYEPYKLDDAEIVGISYGTVSRIMYTAVDEARKKGIKAGMLRPITLFPFPKPQISELADSERVKAFLVCEMSNGQMVDDVRLVVEGRKPVIFYGRMGGVVPKVAEIVEQFEKAFEGSKK; via the coding sequence ATGGCTAAGGAATTCATAAAAGGCAATGAGGCGGTGGTAAAAGGCGCTATACTGGCTGGCTGTGACGCATTTTTTGGCTATCCCATAACGCCAGCATCAGAAATAGCGCACGCCGCCGCAAAATACATGCCGCTCGTGGGTAAAGTGTTCCTTCAGGCAGAATCAGAGATAGCATCGATACAAATGTGTTATGGTGCTGCTGGCACAGGCAAAAGATGCATGACGGCATCCTCTGGACCTGGACTATCGCTGAAAATGGAAGGCATATCCTACGCCTGTGGCTCAGAACTGCCCATCGTGATAGTAGACATCATGCGAGGAGGACCAGGTTTAGGGAACATAGCACCATCACAAGCGGACTACAATCAAATCGTAAAAGGCGGCGGACACGGCAACTATAAAGTGCTCGTTCTGGCACCCAATTCGGCGCAAGAAATGTGTGACTTAACAATGCTGGCATTCGAACTTGCGGACAAGTATAGAAACCCAGTGGTAGTACTTACCGACGGATTTACTGGCCAGATGATGGAACCTGTAGACTTCCCCGACCCCAAGCCACCAACAGTAGATAAAAGCGATTGGGCAGTAATGGCTGATGCGAAAACCAAAAGAAACCTCATAAACTCAATATACCTCGACCCAAACGAACTTGAGGAACACAACAAAAAACTTCAGGAAAAATACCGCCGCATGGAAGAAAACGAGATAAGATATGAACCTTACAAGCTCGATGATGCCGAGATTGTCGGAATATCGTATGGCACTGTTTCGCGAATTATGTACACAGCAGTGGATGAGGCACGCAAAAAAGGCATAAAAGCCGGAATGTTGAGACCAATAACGCTTTTCCCATTCCCAAAACCACAAATAAGCGAACTCGCGGATTCAGAAAGGGTTAAAGCATTCCTCGTCTGCGAAATGTCAAATGGTCAGATGGTTGATGATGTCAGGCTTGTGGTAGAAGGTAGGAAGCCCGTGATATTTTACGGCAGGATGGGCGGAGTGGTGCCCAAAGTCGCCGAAATAGTTGAACAGTTCGAAAAAGCCTTTGAGGGCTCTAAAAAGTAA
- a CDS encoding 4Fe-4S dicluster domain-containing protein has protein sequence MPRIEILSDHCKGCGLCINICPVKVIEFSKEINKLGYHPAKYKGEGCTGCSLCFYACPEPSAIKVYRKD, from the coding sequence ATGCCAAGAATAGAAATATTAAGTGACCATTGCAAAGGATGCGGGCTGTGTATCAATATCTGTCCAGTAAAAGTGATCGAGTTTTCAAAAGAGATAAACAAACTCGGTTACCATCCCGCTAAATACAAAGGCGAGGGTTGCACGGGGTGTTCGCTTTGTTTTTATGCGTGCCCTGAACCCTCCGCCATAAAAGTCTACAGGAAGGACTAA